Genomic segment of Tomitella fengzijianii:
CGCGTGGTCGCAACCTGCCGGCGCTCGGGTTGCTGGAATTCTTCATGCTCGCGTACGTCTTGTGGAACGTGGCGTCGATGATCGCGCCGCACCAGTATCCGGCAACGACGCCGGTCAGCCCGGATACGGATTTCTCAGTGCCTCGGTACATCTTCTCCGGAACGGTGATGCCGTTCGCGATGTTCCTGGTAGGACGCCGGATCCTTGTCAGTCCGGGTCACGTGCGCGCAGTGCTGTGGATGGTGCTCGGCGCGGCCGGATACTCCGCTCTCGTATCGATTCTGCAGTTCCACGGTCCGCCTTCGTGGGTGTGGCCGCAATACATCATCACTGCGCCGAACTGGGCCGGCCGGGCGGTAGGCGTGTTCAACCAGCCTGTCGTCAACGGTCTCGTCCTCATTCTCGGATTCGTCACAGGCGTGATGCTGACCCAGGATCCCCGCGCGCGTACCGCAGAGCGATGGGCCGCGGGGCTGGTCGCCGTAGCCTGCGCCTACGGCGTCTACCTCACACACACGAGGGCGGTCTGGCTCGCATTCGCCGTGATCGTCGTTCTGGGGGCGGTGTTCGCGGCCCGTGTGCGCCGGGGCTTCCTTCTCACCGCGGCGGTGATGGTATGCGCTGTGGCGATGAATTGGTCCACCTTCCTCAGCAGCGATCGCAAAGCCGGCGGAGTCGGTTCCCCCGACGAGGTGGAAGACCGTCTCAACACCATTGCGACCGCTACCTGGGCGGTAGGACAGAAACCCTGGTTCGGCTGGGGTGTAGGCCGCTTCGCCGCAGTGAACACCTATAACCACCAGCAGTTCTCGCCGTCGGTGTCCTGGTCGCGCGGCTACGGCATTCCCTCGCACCTCAACGACCTCGGCATCCTGGCCGAGTTGGGGGTGTTTGGTCTGGTCATGTGGCTCTCGATCATCGTCCTCATCGCAATTATGCTGGTTCGCGCTTGGCGTGTGTCACGCGGAGCGGAGCTGAATCAGCATCGGCTGGTACTGATCGCGGTTGCTGCATTCGCGTCGCAGATGATCGTCGGGCTCACCGTCGATCTGCGCTTCTTCGTTTTCCCGAGCATTGTCGTGTTCCTGCTGGCAGGGCTCGCCGTGGGGATCTCCGATCGTCTGCGTACCGGTTGCGCGGTCAACCGGTTGCGAGGGAGCTCCGCAGCCGAGGCGGTGAGGTGATGCGGTGGGCGGCGGGGTCTCGACGCCGGAAGGCGGCGGGGCACGAAGGAAGAAGGCCGGTCGCGCTTTGGGCGTCGACGAGTACGAGCACACAGGGCGGAATCGCCTCGTACGTGCGCACTCTGGAGGACACGCCGTTGTGGTCGCAGTGGTCGATCACGCATGTCTGTACGCATCGGGACGGCAATTTTGCCCGCAAAGTTGCGGTGTTCGCCGCCGGGGCAGCGGAGTTCGCCTGGCGGATCCTGGTCCACCGGCCGGCGCTCGTGCACCTGCATACGGCATCGTATGGAAGCTTCGCGCGCAAATCCATTCTCGTCTGGCTCGCTGCCGCCATGCGTGTTCCGGTGGTGCTGCATGTGCACGGTGCCGGGTTCTCCGAGTTCTATAGTGGCCATGGGATATTGATCCGCGCGTACATCCGGGCGACGCTCGTCCGGGCGGATCGTGTCGTCGCTCTGGGGGATTCA
This window contains:
- a CDS encoding O-antigen ligase family protein, yielding MVAPGRVPELLIAGPIAAVIVVAGLRSPIVATALLLVTSFLRLALPNVLFDPFVFAFAGVLASAGIWAVARGRNLPALGLLEFFMLAYVLWNVASMIAPHQYPATTPVSPDTDFSVPRYIFSGTVMPFAMFLVGRRILVSPGHVRAVLWMVLGAAGYSALVSILQFHGPPSWVWPQYIITAPNWAGRAVGVFNQPVVNGLVLILGFVTGVMLTQDPRARTAERWAAGLVAVACAYGVYLTHTRAVWLAFAVIVVLGAVFAARVRRGFLLTAAVMVCAVAMNWSTFLSSDRKAGGVGSPDEVEDRLNTIATATWAVGQKPWFGWGVGRFAAVNTYNHQQFSPSVSWSRGYGIPSHLNDLGILAELGVFGLVMWLSIIVLIAIMLVRAWRVSRGAELNQHRLVLIAVAAFASQMIVGLTVDLRFFVFPSIVVFLLAGLAVGISDRLRTGCAVNRLRGSSAAEAVR